CACATGTAGAGCTCCATATTAACCACTTGCATGTATTCATTGCTTGTATGAATCTGTCTAGTTCTTGTTTTTCAGCCTCCtgcaaaataataatcataaaacaTTATTCAAAAGCCTAGACACTATCTACAAGTTGAAGACGCACTGTGTAGCTAGACTTAATGGTATACTTGCCTTATAAGACACAAAAACTTCATACACATAAAATCCAACTAGTATAAGTATTAGTATATGTTTATGGGATATATGGTGCATTAACCAAACTGTTGACCCAATGACTGCCAAAATACTTGTAGTCCAGATAATGTATAcctgaaaaaataatatttaaattgttCGAGATACTAGGCTGTACTTcctttattttatgtacctgCTCTAACAGGGCAGTATGAATATTCTGTATCTTACCTTATactctattaaataaaattgtatatatTCAGTCCATGCCATAACAATTTTTTCAGTGATTGTAGATTTGTATATAGCTTCTTCTACATATCCCATGGACCGTCTAAACATATCCACAGAGAGTGCAGTATTTGAAGTTATATATTCATTCAAAATGTTCCAACGTTCAGGGCTGTATCTCATTTGCAAAGAAATATCAATACTGCCATCTTCAtttttctgaataaataaagtaGAACTACATTTACTGAAATGATTTTGTTGATAAACAaaactacttaataaatattgaaacagtaacttttatattatattatcttctaattatttttaaatattactagctaatgcctagATGTGCTGCAATACTTCTCTCAATTTTCTTACTTCAATATCTCAGCATTCTCGCACACAACTTGAATATTGATGGTACTATGTATATTATATCAGAAATTGGAATTTGTTATTCTCCAGTCAATGCAAACCATTTCTGTGCACAGTAATGAAGATCCGTTTAACTGTTAAAAGGTAATGCTGAGACCACAGATATgtacctacagatatgcaactagtgTGGCCCCTgtagtccctctcgctcaagcagaggttcTTAcgtgtgaaatgttattccttctattttaagTTTGCTTCgcctattgtagcctagtatactgcaacccgcCATTGcccaataacttcaaaaagaaaaataattttcaaaatcaattagTTCTGTCATTTTAGTTACACACATTAGttgtcaacataacctcacttcactttgtttgtcaagatctcacctatatacaaaatatatattgacaaacaaaaaaaattgccatgGTGACAAGTCATGTTCtgataagagcttaaatgcatttagctatctcgccctaacagtaagagtcacctATTTCTacaggtacctatttgttttgaGAATGAGACACATGGGTAAATGTTTTGTTCGGTTTGGATGTGGATATTAAGTGCATACCTTTATTGTTCCTCCTTTTAATATGATGGCCAGAATTCGTTTATAAAACCATTCACCTGTACCAATGTTATTTGTTATCTGCACTTTTTTAGTAGGAATACTTCTAAGGTCAGGTGGTATGTCGTCATTATCGTGTTTTACGTTACTCAAATAGTCCCAAGGATCGGGACCTACCTGACCATCACATTTGGTCCATGCGATATTTATTACAAGCAAAAACACTGTAAAAATAGGTTTACACCACATATTGTGTTTTATCGTACCAAGCAAGTATAAAAAGCGGTCTGCGACagctattaataattaattccacATTAATTCAATATTACTGATTCGCGGATTCGCCAGCATTCTTGATTCTTAAACCACAGCAAGTTTCTTATAGGTATTTTTGAGGTTGGGTTGGCACTTGGCCGTTGGGGACGGGTTGATAACAataaccaaagagtatataatcactacgacaacaaaacaaaaaaaagtgattataattatatactctttggtaacaaagtcaaaattaaaaaccggccaagtgcgtggcgggccacgcgcagtgtagggttccgtagtcacaattcaattacaaatacaatagatacaataaaattaaaatataggtatattaatatgcaactcataataGTTATTAAAGATTTAAGAGATTctacgataccccacactatggggtaggagaaaaaaattcatccccactttacatgtaggggagcttccatagattttttttatcacaattttatttcaccactttatcggcgtgattaatatttatacccatgccaaattacagatttccagcactaatagtctctgagattagccgaggacggacggacggacggacagacggacggacatggcgaaactataagggttccttgtttattacggaaccctaaaaacgtgtaAAAGTGGTGaacacgtagtgattatatactctttggtggtgaaccctttttttctttttttttttttttaacgtggggaaatcctcatggataccaccgcgcTCGGGGAGGTgcggtggttatgtcggactcttaccgactaaaaccctaCGGTGTTCTGTCTCATCCGTTGTTGCTAGGCACAGGGACACGAATGTATTCGACTGCAACCTAGCTAACGGCTCCCGCCAAAGCAGGCCTAGCTCTGGGACTTAATGGGGTCCCCAACTCAGTTTTAGGCTCACCGGGGACAAGGGCTTGCCTTCCAACTCAAGGACCTGTTCTCCTGCGGGCAATAGACTCCCCGTGTCTATTACCCGGAGGTCCTATTCAAGGAGGCAAGCGGCGGTCATGCGCAGCTCGCCTGCGCCCGATTCTCCTGCGGCGCATGGGATGAGAGTTCTCGGCTTCCTCTCTTATCCTCTCCGCTGCCTCCTTCTGCGTCATTACTTCCTCGCTGAAGGAGACCATCGCTTTCCAAGCCCTCTCACTGTCCACCATGGATCTGGCCACGATGGGCAAAGAGAGGTCCTGCCCCATAACTTCCACCAGCGACTTGCGTGGGTCCGCCCATGCCGGGCACTCAGCCAGTGTATGCTGTGCTGTGTCTGAAGCACTACCGCAATGGTGGCAATCCTCTCTGGGCTCTCTTCGCGCCACCTTGCACAGGTATTTACCAAAGCACCCATGCCCCGTAAGAACCTGTACAAGGTGGAACGTGAGTGCTCCGTGCTTCCTTTTCATCCACTCCTCAAGGATAGGACGGATAGCCTCAATGGTCATGTGACCGGCTGTGGGTGACTCGAGCCTCCCCTGCCAATGGAAGAGGAGCTCAGCCTGCGCTAATCGCCGCCACCCATCCACTTCCTTTGGAGAAGGGTGTTCCCCCCGTAAACGGGCATCCACCCTCCTCTGGTACACACTGGCCAGTGTCATAGCGTCCAGGTCCCATGGTGGGGTCCCAGCCAAGACGCAGGATGCCTCGTGGGATATGGTTCGATAGCCTCTTATTGCCCTCACCGCCATGACACGCTGCGGTCTCCGCAGCAGAGGTCTTGTTCGGACGGTCAGGGCATTTACCCAGATAGGAGCCCCGTATAGGGCCATCGACCGTACCACCCCTGTGTACAGACGACGGCAGCCTACATCTGGTCCACCCAGGTTTGGGAGGAGCCGGCTAAGCGCACCGGCAGCTCCAATGAGCTTGGGAGCCAGTCGCCGAAAATGCTCCTCGAACTTCCATCGGCTGTCAAGGACAAGTCCGAGATATTTCATTGTTGATCTGACAGCGATGGAAGTTCCGTCCACTACTAGGACTGCACCAGTTGGAGGAGCCCTTCCTGGTCCGTGAAAGCATATAGCTTCCGACTTGTTTAGGGCTACCTTTAAGCCCAACCGCTGAATTCGTTCCACGGTTAGGGCTACGCCCGCTGTGGCAAGCTCACGCGCCTCATTGAAGCTACCAGCTCTCGCCGTTACAAGGGTGTCGTCTGCGTAACATGTTACGTCAACGCCCTGTAGGTTAACCCCCCGCAGCACCCAACTCATCCGGCTCGCTGGTGGATACGCCAGATGCCAGGCGACGTCTTTTCACTGGCTGTGACTGCCTAGAGCGGCCTTTGGCCTTAGACGAGCGTAGCGACCTGGTATTCGGCTCTGAGTCCGACGTACCCGTCAGGTCCATATTGTCATAAAGACAAATGGCTCCCGACATATCCTCCTTGTTCCCTGCAACTGGAACTGCTCTGTTCTCCCTTTCACACTCTGCTTCCCTTCTTTCATCACCTTCTATGCTTacaatttgatttattttatccaTTCTAGTCCCACGAGTACAAGGCAAATTTGTGGTCCTTCCCAAGTGCTGCCCCCTACACCCGGGTAAGCCTAAGCGTAACTCGTCACGGGGGTCGGCCGGTACCCTGACGAGGTACGCACTAGCGACTGAACAACCCGTCAGCCATACATCTCCTCACGGTGCGCCGCCGCTTGGGATTCGGGGTGATTTTTTATAGAGGTTTTCTTCCTCGCGGTCCGGGCGGTTAAGCCAAGACCCTCGGTCCCAGTATGAGGTCGTGAGACATGACCATGAACACTCCTACCGGGATTACGATTTGTGGCGAGGGCCGCGCAAGATTAGTTCCCCCACGGCCTCCTCAGAGGCAGGGCTAGTGCACACCGAGCTCGCCTCTCCCTCCGAGGGATTCTCCCCCCCACCCACgtctcgtccactgtgccctctgctagtcagagggacacgcggagagaccttcccccctgccaggtcattagccatgacCAACAATATCATTGAAGAGGAATTATTGgccatgttaccggggcgcACCGGCCCGAACACTGCCCTTCCCCccggacgtatccaaaagggaaTTGCAGCACCCaagcacactgggaggttacctggctggcgccccagccaggtaacctcccaggtGGTTGGTGGTGAACCCTTGGTGAACCCCAGTGAACCCCTATGCACCGAgtaccgaccagaaaaaaaggCCCCTATGCTCAATAGACAAAGCATAGACAAAATGAACCTTACTcttacttttaacatgacagttctTTTTTTTTGGGGCGATTGTCTAGGACCCGCATcaaggttttagacaatcaccctgctggcgtagatagagtaataaaggtagataaagtactgtgtaaccgcgtatgagatagcgatagcacgacgtaacgataaataacacgacaattattaccattgtttattagtcaatatttatattaaacgttttttatgtgaaaacaaggagtttatttttattttatttatttattaggaacacaaacaatacattaatttaacacaaactacgacacttataaacaaacacaggctgataaatgtatctatacgccacgaattctcaaagtttgttttgcaactaaagttgcattccttgtatgtattcttaaaaaaaaaccagttacacgataagggacaaaaaataggttagctgcgtctctgtttatcacattagtaactttatctgggctctctttttagtgtgactgagaaagcaaacgttcctgtatctacctttattactctatctacgcctGCTGGTCaatggctattttttattttttctgtctgtctctgtGGTAATTATGGACGTAAACAAGAcgtaaactattttattttattttgtcttgTGAGCTGTGTTTTAAAACCACTTTAAAACATTCAagaagtacctatatataatatTGGCACAGCCTCTGTGATATTGGTATCTAGCGTCCTGATCTGATGTCTTCGATAGATTTTGATCcatcaataaaattatgtttgaAGTATTTACATTCAAGCGCAGCGGACTCCACGGAACAATTGCGCATAACTCTTGACGACGTGATAAGACAGACGTATGGAAACTCGAAGACGCTCGGCAATGTTTTGCCGAAGAAATACTTGAATGAAGAGAAGTTGGAGTCACCGTCGCGCTCCAAACACAAGAACGAGAAGAGTTCAAGTAGTGCAAAGACAGTAGCTATTCCTCAGCAAAGTCCTCAACAAATACAGATTCCCGAGAGAGAGAATGACGATGGATCTGTAATGGACGGAGAGCTGGAATTTGATTTCTTGCAAGAAGATTTGACGTGTGTTGTTTGCAGGCAAATAGCTGTGCAGGCAGGAAACCGTTTGGTAGAGTGTGACGCTTGTCATGCACTGTATCACCAGGTAttcatagttgtttatttattgCGAGCAGTGTTTGCTTGAATTGTCAGTTTATTGGCTATGAAAAAATAAACTGCATGCGAACACTACCTAAATTTTGATGCAATAAAATATGAGATGTGTCTAGCCAACCGACCGACAGAAaacgaatttatttttaatgagctGACCGTCGTATCACCAGCcgattatatattatttcaccGACTCTTGGATGGCTAGCAGCGTTCTAAAATATGTGATATTCACAATAATTATATACTAATTGGTTATCTCTTATTAAACTTCACAATTGGTTGAAATGTGCAGctttcatcataatcatcaaacCATCTCTGGCTTACAgcatgcggcagaaaataatgtatatcaacttttagaaagagatagcggttttgtagagcattgtgtctctgtcgttgagaccaacaaaacacacatagttacataggtatgagtgacagagacaacactctgcaaagccgaaatttcatcctaaaggttgatgtacattattttctgctgtaTACTCTACTATTCAGCATGAGTttccatgctggccaagtgcggtttggccgatcaggtttcctcacgatgttttctttcacgttaaagcaagtgatattaaattgtttaaaatgctCATAGCCTCATATCTCTGACAAGTTGGAGGTGCAAGCCCAGAATCAAACCCCaactcccaaataggaggctgacatctaaactactaggctatcaccattcTGCAGCTTACTGTATACTTACTGTAAATTCAGATATTCAGATACTGTATTGCaaataagtttgtttgtaaagaGATCAATGGTCATTCTAATAGACAGGTGGCAGAGCTTGATAAAAAGATTCTGTAAATAAACTTTAGTAgatattaaaacaaaatgtcTTTTTCATAAGAATATCTTTCTTTTACAGGATTGTCACAAACCAGTCATAAGCGATAATGATATGGCATCTGGCTGGCAATGTGCCTCATGTCTCTCAACTCAGGGATTTGCACAGGGCTATTCGAGCAAATCATCAGCGTCTAAGTCACCTTCTCAACTGTCTGGATCTACAACACCAGTTAAAATATCTTCAAGTAGTTCGTCATCCTCGTCACCTTCAAAAGTTGTGACCCCAAACATCAATATAATATCAGCTGATAAGAGAATACAGTTCATGAAAAAGAAGGCAGCAAAACAACATGAAAAGAAGaaaagcaaataatattttaagggaTTATAATTACCGGGTTGGATTGTACTTACAGTACCGGGTAAAAAGATTCTGGCTTTGTAGAGCAACTAGTCTCTGCCAGTTGTCACCCATACCTACGTGAGGCTTTGACGGTTTCAATGACAGACAACAcgatctctttctaaagttcgatatgcaatctttcctgccgggtactctATATACCTGTCTTGTCCTGTAATTTAgctgtcaaaaatatttcaatttttaa
This genomic window from Maniola hyperantus chromosome 5, iAphHyp1.2, whole genome shotgun sequence contains:
- the LOC117982256 gene encoding integrator complex subunit 12-like, which encodes MSSIDFDPSIKLCLKYLHSSAADSTEQLRITLDDVIRQTYGNSKTLGNVLPKKYLNEEKLESPSRSKHKNEKSSSSAKTVAIPQQSPQQIQIPERENDDGSVMDGELEFDFLQEDLTCVVCRQIAVQAGNRLVECDACHALYHQDCHKPVISDNDMASGWQCASCLSTQGFAQGYSSKSSASKSPSQLSGSTTPVKISSSSSSSSSPSKVVTPNINIISADKRIQFMKKKAAKQHEKKKSK
- the LOC117982241 gene encoding uncharacterized protein encodes the protein MWCKPIFTVFLLVINIAWTKCDGQVGPDPWDYLSNVKHDNDDIPPDLRSIPTKKVQITNNIGTGEWFYKRILAIILKGGTIKKNEDGSIDISLQMRYSPERWNILNEYITSNTALSVDMFRRSMGYVEEAIYKSTITEKIVMAWTEYIQFYLIEYKVYIIWTTSILAVIGSTVWLMHHISHKHILILILVGFYVYEVFVSYKEAEKQELDRFIQAMNTCKWLIWSSTCEVPPPDPLIFLKHMNPLKIGVRMFSVVLSEPMITISETVKTITHGVTDGLWFPFDKIMYGLLMVTFNALIIFLLVMIIFNFILNIPFNLNFLGILSIGLKQRKRSIPNVFPNNTSADVHRKESTDRISGETLTRLLDVFSKALNTTQSANVVSISNGPSQSSLPLTYKPKMSRSASTGRLPNFVGNGKRTV